One window of Magallana gigas chromosome 2, xbMagGiga1.1, whole genome shotgun sequence genomic DNA carries:
- the LOC105338998 gene encoding zinc finger CCHC domain-containing protein 10: MASSYGVRPPSFRKKQPSAENFTCQKCLQKGHFTFECTGKRKYVHRESRSKEMAKRMKMDEEKKQAELLNKCTSIQHKKKESKKKKRRSVSSSSSSSSSSSSDSSSDSSSDSSDDDSSSSSSSSSSSSDSDSSSSSSSGSSESEKESKRKKKKKKQRK; the protein is encoded by the exons ATGGCTTCCTCGTATGGAGTTCGACCACCTTCATTTCGAAAAAA ACAGCCGAGTGCAGAGAACTTTACCTGCCAGAAATGCCTACAGAAAGGTCACTTCACATTCGAGTGCACAGGAAAACGCAAATATGTTCACAGAGAATCCCGCTCAAAGGAAATGGCTAAACGGATGAAGATGGATGAGGAGAAAAAGCAAGCTGAGCTACT aaataaatGCACTTCGATACAACATAAAAAGAAAGAAtccaagaagaaaaaaagaag GTCTGTCAGTTCCTCTTCCTCCTCAAGTTCCTCATCCTCCAGCGACTCATCCAGTGACTCAAGCTCAGATTCCTCGGATGATGATTCCAGCTCCTCTTCATCATCCTCATCATCTTCATCTGACAGTGAttcttcatcatcatcttcGTCAGGCAGTTCTGAATCTGAAAAAGAATCtaaaagaaagaagaagaagaagaaacagaGGAAGTAA